Proteins encoded within one genomic window of Citricoccus muralis:
- the rpsT gene encoding 30S ribosomal protein S20: MANIKSQKKRILTNEKARLRNVAYKSELKTAIRAVDKAVAAGDKDAATSAVAVASRKLDKAVSKGVIHKNQAANRKSGIARRVNALGA, translated from the coding sequence GTGGCCAACATCAAGTCTCAGAAGAAGCGCATTCTCACCAATGAGAAGGCTCGTCTTCGGAACGTAGCGTACAAGTCCGAGCTGAAGACTGCCATCCGCGCCGTCGATAAGGCTGTCGCCGCTGGCGACAAGGACGCAGCGACTTCGGCCGTGGCCGTTGCCAGCCGGAAGCTGGACAAGGCCGTGAGCAAGGGCGTCATCCACAAGAACCAGGCCGCCAACCGCAAGTCGGGCATCGCCCGCCGCGTGAACGCACTGGGCGCCTGA
- the holA gene encoding DNA polymerase III subunit delta encodes MAATRSRTAPSTDWRTVTAQALILLKGPEELIVTRVIDRVREELRAEEPELEIHNISASDYTSGELTMLASPSLFGETKLLLVQQLHSMSEAFLTDCLDYVEQPSDDVTMVAWHQGGNRGKKLVDAFGKHGSFVDCKAITSEKDKTEFIQQEFRAHRRRIDPEAVRALLDATGSSLSDLAAACSQLMSDTEGAITEQTVNRYYGGRIQATAFKVADATLEGRPAEAIGLLRHALATGVSPVAVTSALAMKTRQLARIVDARIGQGQIASELGMAPWQAKRVAATVRFWRPDSIAAAVEQVAQADAEAKGQARNADYAVEKAITNIALAARR; translated from the coding sequence ATGGCAGCGACGCGATCACGCACGGCACCGAGCACGGACTGGCGCACGGTGACGGCACAAGCACTCATTCTGCTCAAGGGACCCGAGGAGCTGATTGTCACTCGCGTGATTGATCGGGTTCGCGAAGAATTACGGGCCGAGGAGCCCGAGCTCGAGATCCACAACATTTCCGCATCCGACTACACCAGCGGAGAGTTGACCATGCTGGCCAGCCCCTCGCTTTTCGGAGAAACGAAGTTGTTGCTCGTGCAACAACTTCACTCCATGTCTGAGGCGTTTCTCACCGATTGTCTGGACTACGTCGAGCAGCCCTCCGACGATGTCACCATGGTGGCCTGGCACCAGGGCGGCAACCGGGGCAAGAAATTGGTGGACGCATTCGGCAAGCACGGTTCGTTCGTGGACTGTAAGGCGATCACCTCGGAGAAGGACAAAACCGAGTTCATTCAACAGGAATTCCGCGCTCACCGGCGCCGCATTGACCCGGAGGCCGTGCGCGCACTGCTGGATGCCACAGGGAGTTCCCTCTCCGATCTGGCTGCTGCCTGCTCGCAGCTCATGAGTGACACCGAAGGTGCCATCACCGAGCAGACAGTCAACCGCTACTACGGAGGTCGTATTCAGGCCACCGCCTTCAAAGTGGCGGATGCGACGCTGGAAGGTCGACCAGCCGAAGCCATCGGGCTATTGCGGCACGCCCTGGCCACCGGCGTGTCTCCTGTGGCCGTCACCTCGGCTTTGGCCATGAAAACCCGACAGCTGGCGCGCATCGTTGACGCCCGTATCGGGCAAGGACAGATCGCCTCAGAACTGGGGATGGCTCCATGGCAGGCGAAACGCGTCGCAGCCACCGTGCGTTTTTGGCGTCCAGACAGCATTGCGGCGGCCGTCGAGCAAGTCGCTCAGGCCGATGCAGAGGCCAAAGGACAGGCTCGCAACGCCGACTACGCGGTGGAGAAAGCGATCACGAACATCGCACTGGCTGCACGTCGATAA
- a CDS encoding ComEC/Rec2 family competence protein produces MRDQSVPRRDAPAPLDLRLVPAAGLCLLTALWVDQMDARILPWLVPGLLACAVLGLVMVMVLHTRPLQPGPGAAFVGSLVLACGLASIVAGHAVAQREARILVGWESAVSSDTPLRLSIEPGGTVTQSESTYGPRWHLAGTITGYGHPHLRLESPVSVVLSGEGQGTGPPDIATTICVIATVDDNGSTVFAAAQQPPQYGPCASTDTATAPTESDNPEERQGRERIRQALRDHTAHTIGAAPELLPGLILGDRSAQSQELDQAMKDSGLSHLSAVSGANCSLVVGVVTILLRSARMPRAVVLTGGLGTLLLFVDVVGWEPSVVRAATMGAIGAWAVFFGRGRQALPVVCLAACVLLCIVPELGREPAFQLSLAATTGIVLGARPVERWLSGGLQRILPEPVALTISAALAMAVCAQLACQPVLLGLTGAVNIYAVPANMLAAPLVPFITVPGTLAAFIGVIAPGAAELILTVIALPAAGIGWIADTVARWPHALTPWPDGTVGTVLIGLHLVAMVVVLLKLMRWERRGHPMVRLLGTRDCAKPRRGSHFLRDQLGWVIIIVAVVAQAAALTPTHTSRLPLDSNVVICDVGQGDMVLIRTSDHAAIVVDTGPDDEAAQRCLRENRIEDIPLAVISHLHADHVAALDAIVDIARPERIVYSTAEPDTPSTELDLASPTETDQDSPAITVQGAHMRIPTESTRTKALPDYAQRASKGQSGGFRGNIAGRETTVTWSVLEADGQATNENDSSIQLLVDIQHEASSLSMLMTGDMEEDATRGLLNAGVLPDRVDALKVGHHGARNGGTEIIEAMNPDIFLIGVGADNSYGHPHPDIVGAATRTGTVLRTDLHGSASLTLGERSVKIDTSR; encoded by the coding sequence GTGAGGGATCAGTCGGTTCCGCGCCGTGACGCTCCCGCCCCGCTCGATCTTCGCCTGGTTCCAGCCGCCGGTCTCTGTCTCCTCACTGCACTCTGGGTCGACCAGATGGACGCCCGAATTCTGCCTTGGCTGGTGCCCGGGCTGCTCGCCTGCGCGGTGCTCGGCCTGGTGATGGTGATGGTGCTCCATACCCGCCCCCTTCAACCTGGGCCCGGTGCGGCGTTCGTCGGGTCATTGGTGCTAGCCTGCGGGCTGGCCTCCATCGTCGCAGGGCACGCAGTTGCCCAGCGCGAAGCCAGAATCCTCGTTGGGTGGGAAAGCGCCGTGTCCAGTGACACCCCTTTACGGTTAAGCATCGAACCTGGAGGAACCGTCACTCAGAGCGAATCCACGTACGGGCCTCGCTGGCATCTGGCCGGCACCATTACAGGTTACGGACACCCGCATCTGCGGCTCGAGTCGCCGGTGTCGGTCGTGCTCTCGGGTGAAGGGCAGGGGACGGGACCCCCAGATATCGCGACAACCATCTGTGTGATTGCCACGGTAGACGATAACGGCTCCACCGTATTCGCTGCCGCACAACAGCCACCCCAGTACGGTCCGTGCGCGTCCACGGACACAGCAACAGCACCAACAGAGTCGGATAACCCGGAAGAACGGCAGGGCAGAGAGCGGATCCGCCAAGCGTTGCGTGATCACACCGCACACACCATCGGCGCCGCCCCCGAACTACTGCCAGGGCTTATCCTGGGAGACCGATCGGCCCAGAGCCAGGAACTAGACCAGGCTATGAAGGACTCCGGGCTGAGTCACCTGTCGGCCGTCTCCGGAGCTAATTGCTCACTCGTTGTGGGAGTGGTCACGATCTTGCTGCGCTCAGCCCGCATGCCCCGCGCTGTGGTATTGACCGGCGGCTTGGGCACCCTGCTGCTCTTCGTCGACGTTGTTGGCTGGGAGCCCTCGGTCGTTCGTGCCGCGACGATGGGTGCGATCGGCGCGTGGGCGGTGTTCTTCGGCCGTGGTCGCCAAGCGCTGCCCGTGGTGTGTTTGGCCGCCTGTGTTCTGCTGTGCATTGTGCCCGAGCTAGGGCGAGAACCGGCCTTTCAGCTGTCCCTGGCGGCGACCACCGGCATCGTCCTCGGAGCACGTCCAGTCGAACGCTGGCTGAGTGGGGGACTGCAGCGGATTCTTCCAGAGCCCGTGGCGCTCACGATCTCCGCGGCGCTGGCCATGGCCGTCTGCGCGCAACTTGCTTGCCAGCCAGTGCTACTCGGGCTCACCGGTGCTGTGAATATCTACGCGGTACCAGCCAACATGTTGGCCGCCCCCTTGGTTCCCTTCATCACCGTTCCCGGCACCCTTGCTGCTTTCATTGGGGTCATCGCACCCGGGGCAGCCGAACTGATCCTGACCGTCATTGCCCTGCCCGCCGCCGGGATCGGATGGATCGCCGACACCGTGGCCCGTTGGCCGCACGCGCTGACTCCTTGGCCCGATGGCACCGTGGGAACGGTCCTCATCGGCCTGCATCTGGTGGCGATGGTCGTGGTGCTGCTCAAGCTAATGCGCTGGGAACGACGAGGCCATCCAATGGTCCGCTTGTTGGGTACTCGGGACTGTGCCAAGCCTCGAAGAGGCTCTCACTTCCTCCGGGATCAGTTGGGGTGGGTGATCATTATTGTCGCCGTGGTGGCCCAGGCCGCGGCGCTGACGCCCACTCATACCAGTAGGCTTCCGTTGGACTCGAACGTGGTCATTTGTGATGTCGGGCAGGGAGATATGGTGCTCATCCGAACCTCGGACCATGCGGCCATCGTTGTTGACACCGGCCCTGATGACGAGGCCGCTCAGCGGTGTCTGCGCGAAAACCGGATCGAGGACATCCCGTTGGCCGTGATCAGCCACCTGCACGCCGACCATGTGGCGGCTCTCGACGCCATTGTCGACATCGCGCGGCCCGAGCGCATTGTGTACAGCACCGCCGAACCGGACACCCCGTCCACTGAACTGGATCTGGCTTCCCCAACCGAGACAGATCAAGATAGCCCAGCAATTACGGTTCAGGGGGCGCACATGCGTATCCCCACAGAATCAACCAGGACGAAGGCCCTTCCTGATTACGCGCAGCGAGCCAGTAAAGGACAATCCGGCGGATTCCGGGGCAATATTGCTGGCCGAGAGACCACCGTAACCTGGAGCGTGTTGGAGGCCGACGGTCAGGCCACGAATGAGAACGACTCATCCATCCAACTCCTGGTGGATATTCAGCACGAAGCCTCGTCGCTGAGCATGCTGATGACCGGCGACATGGAGGAAGATGCCACCCGCGGGTTACTCAATGCGGGCGTCCTTCCGGATCGGGTGGACGCCCTAAAAGTTGGCCACCACGGCGCTCGAAATGGTGGCACCGAGATCATCGAAGCAATGAATCCAGATATCTTCCTTATTGGTGTCGGTGCGGACAACAGCTACGGGCATCCGCATCCCGACATCGTGGGTGCGGCCACGCGTACCGGAACGGTGTTGCGTACTGACTTGCACGGTTCGGCAAGTTTGACCTTGGGGGAGCGGAGCGTGAAGATCGACACCAGCAGATAG
- a CDS encoding ComEA family DNA-binding protein, which yields MTSSPDNLEPDYRPIEQRAVHAAPLWRSRMAVSAVLVIVVIAGTWWLFRWLQEPAGSSVEQQVELPTETEEHTAAPVTATAHGTPAPQVIVHVAGEVREPGIVELAEGSRVIDAIDAAGGPTDAANLAGLNLAAVLNDGEQIMVPDESGTAPYPATDAADTSTGTNSGTVNLNTADDAMLQTLPGVGPAMSERIIEHRESVGPFTTMADLDAVSGIGPAMMEKLEGLVSW from the coding sequence TTGACGTCCTCTCCGGACAATCTCGAGCCGGACTATCGTCCCATTGAACAGCGTGCGGTGCACGCAGCACCGCTGTGGCGCTCCCGCATGGCCGTCTCCGCAGTTTTGGTGATCGTGGTGATCGCCGGGACGTGGTGGCTATTCCGTTGGTTGCAGGAACCTGCTGGCAGCTCCGTTGAGCAACAGGTGGAGCTGCCCACCGAAACTGAAGAACACACGGCAGCCCCGGTGACCGCCACCGCCCACGGGACCCCTGCCCCGCAGGTGATCGTGCACGTCGCCGGTGAGGTCAGGGAACCAGGGATTGTGGAACTAGCTGAGGGGTCACGGGTGATCGACGCCATCGACGCGGCCGGCGGCCCCACCGATGCGGCCAATCTGGCCGGACTGAATCTTGCCGCGGTGCTCAATGACGGTGAACAGATTATGGTGCCCGACGAGAGCGGCACTGCACCGTATCCAGCGACTGACGCCGCAGATACCTCCACAGGAACCAACAGCGGCACGGTGAACCTGAACACCGCTGACGACGCGATGCTTCAGACATTGCCTGGGGTGGGGCCTGCCATGTCAGAGCGAATCATTGAGCACCGCGAATCGGTGGGGCCGTTCACCACGATGGCCGATCTCGACGCCGTTTCCGGAATCGGCCCCGCCATGATGGAGAAGCTCGAGGGCCTGGTGAGTTGGTGA
- a CDS encoding DegV family protein, translated as MASHSQWFRDIVQRSRAVRAEATGWGRYGIKPPRRERAAIVTDSSCSLPADVLTLPVGSHLRTVPMPVMVGDQIYSEGTEELSAQLPLALAAGTAVKTSRPAPGAFADAYAELAREGYGSIVAVVLSGRLSGTADAARLAAGESRIPVQVIDSETTGMALGTAVLDGLLRARNGLPAEEMARLITTSARASRVFFTVPNLEQLRRGGRIGALAGLLGQLLQVKPVLTLNNGAVALLDRPRTTARAIDSLIRQVRQETAQRPSRVAVHGYGNMDAAHELAGRLAADSTLTVPVIPLPAVLAAHLGLGALGVTVSPDFTLPEFLQDGPPEPTAPPTG; from the coding sequence ATGGCCTCGCATTCTCAGTGGTTCCGCGACATCGTGCAACGGTCACGCGCCGTGCGCGCCGAAGCGACCGGGTGGGGCCGCTATGGCATCAAGCCACCGCGTCGTGAACGCGCAGCCATCGTGACCGACTCCAGTTGCTCGCTGCCAGCCGATGTGCTGACCCTGCCGGTGGGCTCTCACCTGCGTACCGTGCCGATGCCGGTGATGGTGGGCGACCAGATCTACTCCGAGGGCACCGAAGAACTATCCGCACAGTTACCCCTGGCGTTAGCAGCCGGAACCGCGGTGAAGACCTCGCGGCCGGCCCCCGGAGCCTTCGCAGACGCCTACGCAGAGCTCGCCCGCGAGGGATACGGCTCCATCGTCGCGGTGGTGCTCTCGGGTAGGCTGTCCGGTACCGCCGATGCGGCACGGCTTGCCGCCGGCGAATCACGGATACCAGTGCAGGTCATCGACTCCGAAACCACCGGGATGGCCCTGGGAACCGCCGTGCTGGATGGCCTACTCCGAGCCCGTAACGGGCTACCCGCAGAGGAGATGGCCCGCCTCATCACCACCTCCGCCCGGGCATCCCGAGTATTCTTTACTGTGCCCAATCTCGAACAGCTACGGCGTGGTGGCCGCATCGGAGCCCTCGCTGGCCTGCTGGGCCAGCTGCTGCAGGTCAAACCCGTACTGACGCTCAACAACGGCGCCGTGGCGCTGCTGGACCGGCCCCGTACCACCGCGCGAGCCATTGACTCCCTGATCCGCCAGGTCCGCCAAGAAACTGCACAACGTCCCTCTCGAGTAGCGGTGCACGGCTATGGGAACATGGACGCCGCCCACGAACTGGCCGGGCGTCTTGCTGCAGACTCGACGCTGACCGTGCCGGTCATTCCGCTCCCGGCGGTGCTGGCCGCACATCTGGGTCTTGGTGCCCTCGGTGTCACCGTGAGCCCCGATTTCACCTTGCCAGAGTTCCTCCAGGATGGCCCGCCGGAACCAACCGCACCACCCACCGGCTGA
- the leuS gene encoding leucine--tRNA ligase, translating into MSRACRGVKVSETEAATTEGVYDVARIEARWADYWTTNNTFVPTDDGSRPRRYVLDMFPYPSGDLHMGHAEAFAMGDVVARYWMLRGYDVMHPIGWDSFGLPAENAAIKRNAHPAEWTYANIETQKKSFQRYAITTDWSRELHTSDPEYYTWTQWLFQQFFRNGLAYRKESPVNWCPKDQTVLANEQVINGGECERCGTQVTKKSLNQWYFKITDYADRLLDDMGELEGHWPERVLAMQRNWIGRSTGATVRFAVEDGPEIPVFTTRPDTLFGATFMVVAADAELARELVDDEHAAALEQYREDLKRVSDIERQATDRPKTGVFLGRYAVNPLTGERLPMWASDYVLSDYGTGAIMAVPAHDQRDLDFARVMDLPVRVVVDTGEEDPAASGVATHGDGVLVNSGELDGLSKDEAIVRAVELLAARGTGEASVNYRLRDWLLSRQRFWGTPIPIIHCEHCGEVPVPEDQLPVRLPENLRGEELAPKGKSPLASATEWLNVDCPQCGGAAQRDTDTMDTFVDSSWYYIRYASAQDDTQAFDRVAVDRWLPVDQYVGGVEHAILHLLYSRFFTKALYDMGLISFTEPFKALLNQGQVLNGGRAMSKSLGNGVDLGEQLDTYGVDAVRLTMVFASPPEDDVDWADVSPGGAAKFLARAWRLAHDVSEAGGDRDAAASTGDRGLRQKTHRTVSDCEQLLDEHKFNVVIARLMELVNVTRKTIDQGAGPADPAVREATEVVAQLLSLVSPYTAEDMWALLGHEPSVARSSWLNVDPELLVEDTVVAVVQVKGKVRDRLDVSPQITAAQLEELALASETVQKAIGDAEVRKVIVREPKLVNIVTG; encoded by the coding sequence ATGTCGAGAGCGTGCAGAGGTGTGAAGGTGTCAGAGACGGAAGCGGCCACCACAGAAGGCGTCTACGATGTTGCCCGCATCGAAGCCAGATGGGCCGACTACTGGACGACGAACAACACGTTCGTCCCCACCGACGACGGCTCGCGTCCGCGTCGCTACGTGCTCGATATGTTCCCTTACCCCTCGGGTGACCTGCACATGGGCCACGCTGAGGCCTTTGCGATGGGTGACGTCGTGGCCCGGTACTGGATGCTGCGCGGCTACGATGTGATGCACCCGATCGGCTGGGACTCCTTCGGACTGCCCGCGGAGAACGCCGCCATCAAGCGCAACGCGCACCCGGCCGAGTGGACCTACGCCAACATCGAGACTCAGAAGAAGTCTTTCCAGCGGTACGCGATCACCACCGACTGGTCGCGCGAGCTGCACACCTCGGACCCTGAGTACTACACGTGGACCCAGTGGCTGTTCCAGCAGTTCTTCCGCAATGGCCTGGCCTACCGTAAGGAGTCTCCGGTCAACTGGTGCCCGAAGGACCAGACCGTGCTGGCCAATGAGCAGGTCATCAACGGTGGCGAATGCGAGCGCTGCGGCACTCAGGTCACCAAGAAGAGCCTGAACCAGTGGTACTTCAAGATCACCGACTACGCCGATCGTCTGCTGGACGATATGGGCGAGCTAGAAGGGCACTGGCCCGAGCGCGTGCTGGCCATGCAACGGAATTGGATCGGTCGCTCTACGGGTGCCACCGTGCGGTTCGCCGTCGAGGATGGCCCCGAGATCCCGGTGTTCACCACCCGTCCCGACACCCTGTTCGGCGCCACCTTCATGGTGGTTGCTGCGGACGCCGAGCTGGCGCGTGAGCTGGTCGACGACGAACACGCCGCGGCACTGGAGCAGTACCGCGAAGACCTCAAGCGGGTCTCCGACATTGAACGACAGGCCACGGATCGCCCGAAGACGGGTGTGTTCCTGGGCCGCTACGCCGTCAACCCCCTGACCGGGGAACGGCTGCCGATGTGGGCTTCCGACTATGTGCTCTCCGACTACGGTACCGGTGCGATCATGGCCGTTCCGGCCCACGATCAGCGCGACCTGGACTTCGCCCGCGTCATGGACCTGCCCGTGCGCGTGGTGGTCGACACCGGCGAAGAAGATCCTGCCGCGAGCGGGGTCGCCACCCACGGAGACGGCGTACTGGTGAACTCCGGTGAGCTGGACGGTCTCTCCAAGGATGAGGCCATCGTTCGCGCCGTTGAACTGTTGGCGGCACGCGGCACCGGCGAAGCCTCGGTCAACTACCGTCTTCGCGACTGGCTGTTATCACGTCAGCGGTTCTGGGGCACTCCGATCCCGATCATCCACTGCGAGCACTGCGGAGAGGTTCCGGTGCCCGAGGATCAGTTGCCGGTGCGCCTGCCGGAGAACCTGCGCGGTGAAGAGCTGGCGCCGAAGGGCAAGTCACCGCTGGCGTCGGCAACGGAATGGCTTAACGTGGACTGCCCGCAGTGCGGTGGCGCCGCTCAGCGCGACACGGACACCATGGACACCTTCGTGGACTCCTCCTGGTATTACATCCGGTATGCCTCCGCGCAGGACGACACCCAGGCATTCGACCGAGTTGCGGTCGACCGCTGGTTGCCCGTGGATCAGTACGTGGGCGGCGTCGAGCATGCCATCTTGCACCTGCTGTACTCGCGGTTCTTCACCAAGGCGCTCTACGACATGGGGCTGATCTCGTTCACGGAGCCGTTCAAGGCGCTGCTGAACCAGGGGCAGGTGCTCAATGGTGGCCGCGCGATGTCGAAATCGCTGGGCAACGGGGTGGACCTGGGCGAACAGCTGGACACCTACGGTGTTGATGCGGTGCGTTTGACCATGGTGTTCGCCTCGCCTCCGGAAGACGACGTCGACTGGGCTGATGTCTCGCCCGGCGGTGCCGCAAAGTTCCTGGCTCGCGCTTGGCGACTGGCCCACGACGTCTCCGAAGCCGGTGGGGATCGCGACGCCGCTGCCTCCACCGGTGACCGTGGCCTGCGTCAGAAGACCCACCGCACCGTCTCCGACTGCGAGCAACTGCTCGACGAGCACAAGTTCAACGTGGTGATCGCCCGGCTGATGGAGCTGGTCAACGTCACCCGTAAGACCATCGACCAGGGCGCCGGCCCCGCTGATCCGGCCGTGCGGGAAGCCACCGAGGTGGTGGCTCAGCTGCTGAGCCTGGTCTCGCCGTACACCGCCGAGGACATGTGGGCGTTGCTCGGGCACGAGCCGTCGGTGGCCCGGTCCTCCTGGCTGAATGTGGACCCCGAGCTGTTGGTCGAGGACACCGTGGTCGCCGTAGTGCAGGTCAAGGGCAAGGTCCGTGACCGCCTGGATGTCTCCCCGCAGATCACCGCCGCCCAACTCGAAGAGCTGGCACTGGCCTCGGAGACCGTGCAGAAGGCTATCGGCGACGCCGAGGTCCGCAAGGTCATCGTCCGTGAACCCAAGCTCGTGAACATTGTGACCGGGTGA
- a CDS encoding IS3 family transposase (programmed frameshift), with amino-acid sequence MRTMTSKRRSFTPEFKREAARLVIDTDRSIRAVAEEIGVGEQSLGRWVKIERESRQPTKRRTVEELEAENAKLTKELYEARKDNEFLGKAAKLLRAEASGPERFELMHVEKHNHQIKRMARLLGVSASGYYAWVGREGRPPGPRAARQRQIDAKVRDVHAESGHVYGAPRISAQLGREGINVNRKTVAASMRRQGLEGISPRMFSPVTTIAGVRPHRIPDRVKRTWDQGELDKVWISDVTYLRTGEGWLYLCLVTDAHSRRVLGWSMSRVQNSELIESALRRACLVRQNHKPDGLVFHADRGAQYTSEDTYKVCWDLGLAQSVGRTGVCFDNAMAESVFSKLKTEFYDRRVWATRAEARAGVVHWIEQVYNRRRLHSALGMLPPVEYEHSLREQQSAGEIERLQATA; translated from the exons ATGAGAACCATGACGAGTAAACGCCGGAGCTTTACCCCGGAATTCAAAAGAGAAGCCGCTCGATTGGTGATCGATACCGATCGCAGCATCCGAGCTGTCGCCGAAGAGATCGGCGTTGGAGAACAGTCACTTGGCCGGTGGGTGAAGATCGAGCGCGAGTCTCGCCAGCCAACGAAACGACGCACCGTCGAGGAGCTTGAAGCTGAGAACGCGAAGCTAACGAAGGAACTCTACGAGGCCAGAAAGGACAATGAGTTCCTGGGAAAAGCCGCGA AGCTTCTTCGCGCAGAAGCGTCAGGACCGGAACGGTTTGAACTGATGCACGTGGAGAAGCACAATCACCAAATCAAGCGCATGGCGCGATTATTAGGAGTCTCCGCCTCGGGCTATTACGCCTGGGTCGGTCGCGAAGGTCGTCCTCCCGGGCCGCGTGCGGCACGTCAACGACAGATCGACGCGAAGGTTCGCGACGTTCATGCCGAGTCTGGTCACGTGTATGGAGCGCCTCGGATCAGTGCTCAACTCGGCCGAGAAGGGATCAACGTCAATCGGAAAACGGTGGCTGCGTCGATGCGTCGTCAGGGGTTGGAAGGGATCAGCCCACGAATGTTCTCCCCGGTGACCACGATCGCTGGAGTACGCCCGCATCGCATTCCAGATCGGGTGAAGCGCACCTGGGATCAAGGCGAACTGGACAAGGTCTGGATCAGTGATGTGACGTATCTACGTACCGGGGAAGGATGGCTGTATCTGTGCCTGGTCACCGATGCCCATAGCCGGCGCGTGCTGGGCTGGTCGATGTCGAGGGTGCAGAACTCCGAGCTGATTGAATCCGCGCTGCGAAGAGCGTGCTTGGTCCGGCAGAATCACAAGCCTGATGGCCTGGTATTTCACGCGGATCGAGGGGCCCAGTACACCAGTGAAGACACGTACAAAGTCTGTTGGGATTTGGGCTTGGCTCAGTCAGTCGGCCGGACCGGGGTTTGCTTCGATAATGCGATGGCAGAGAGCGTGTTCTCCAAATTGAAAACCGAGTTCTATGACCGTCGTGTCTGGGCTACCCGGGCTGAAGCTCGTGCTGGGGTCGTTCATTGGATTGAGCAGGTTTACAACCGTCGGCGACTGCATTCGGCCCTCGGGATGCTCCCGCCGGTGGAATACGAACATTCCCTTAGGGAACAGCAGTCAGCCGGTGAGATAGAAAGACTTCAGGCAACGGCCTGA
- a CDS encoding DDE-type integrase/transposase/recombinase, translating into MVDWLDAMEATGDLVYGQDRYSQHVRDELLTISAATIDRHLKPLRDQDPIRGKSATKPGALLRNSISVRKAGDEIEAEPGFFEVDTVAHCGPTLKGEFARTVNFTDMYTGWVFTTAIKNNSQTHIVSAFEKFLEAVPFMVTGIDSDNGSEFINHEVLGWSAQKKIFYTRSRPYQKNDQATIESKNNHLVRRYGFYYRYDTPHQRELLNQLWPLVCDRLNYYTPTKKPIGYTTDAVGRRKRVYDKPLSPYHRLLAAGVLSPAQEAELVAYKASLNVVEIARKITSIQHRLIENAKEPTRRLERELEYAAAAAMPDAEWIKIDQRRARSA; encoded by the coding sequence ATGGTTGATTGGTTAGACGCCATGGAAGCCACTGGTGATCTCGTCTATGGCCAGGACCGATACAGCCAGCACGTCCGTGATGAGCTGCTCACTATTTCAGCAGCGACCATTGACCGGCATCTGAAACCTCTGCGGGATCAAGACCCGATTCGAGGTAAATCCGCCACCAAACCGGGGGCGCTGTTACGGAACTCAATCAGTGTGCGCAAAGCCGGTGACGAGATTGAAGCTGAACCAGGATTCTTCGAAGTCGATACCGTCGCTCATTGCGGCCCCACCCTGAAGGGCGAGTTCGCTCGCACGGTGAATTTCACTGACATGTACACCGGGTGGGTGTTCACCACCGCGATCAAGAACAATTCCCAGACCCACATCGTCTCTGCTTTCGAGAAGTTCCTCGAAGCGGTCCCGTTCATGGTCACCGGAATCGATTCCGATAACGGTAGCGAGTTCATCAACCACGAGGTACTGGGCTGGAGCGCTCAGAAGAAGATTTTCTATACCCGCTCTCGGCCTTATCAGAAGAATGATCAAGCCACGATTGAGTCGAAGAACAACCACCTGGTGCGCCGGTATGGGTTCTACTACCGGTACGACACCCCTCACCAGCGTGAGTTGTTGAATCAGTTATGGCCACTGGTGTGTGACCGGCTGAATTACTACACCCCCACGAAGAAACCCATCGGCTACACCACTGATGCGGTCGGGCGCCGGAAACGGGTCTACGACAAGCCCTTATCGCCGTATCACCGACTCCTAGCCGCGGGCGTGCTTAGCCCGGCCCAAGAGGCCGAGCTCGTAGCGTATAAAGCCTCGCTGAACGTGGTCGAGATCGCTCGTAAGATCACCTCGATCCAGCACCGATTGATCGAGAACGCGAAAGAACCCACCCGACGGCTAGAACGCGAACTGGAATACGCGGCCGCTGCGGCCATGCCCGACGCGGAATGGATCAAGATCGATCAACGCCGAGCCCGTAGCGCCTAA